The Brachionichthys hirsutus isolate HB-005 chromosome 17, CSIRO-AGI_Bhir_v1, whole genome shotgun sequence genome segment GTGTGCGGACACAAGTACGACCCAGATACCAGAACCCCACAAAGACCACGAGAGTAGTAGCTGTCAGTAACATTTGGACAACAATAGTTACGAATGATTTGTTGAATAACTTTGTAATTATGGCTCAAGAATGTTCGTGGATaggataaataataaaaacacaatgtattttaaataaatcagtgtttattctgacattttttACATACATTATGTTGATATATCAAACGTTTTATACGATCATGACATCGGTGCAGAGTTTCTGGTAGGAAGAGGTTTAAAACTAACCCTGCTGTTACACAAGAtgccttcacaataaaagcacaaaaacgACAATGAATCTTCAGCAGGTCTCAGAAACACGCGCgattatttattgatataatATGATGCTTTAATGGAATTCGTTAATGACCACATACATGCGGCAAACATGTTGAATTTTATTGAAAGGCAACTAATAGAAATCACGCACACTTCCATTCTGATTGCAAGATGAAGATAAACGCGGAGGTGTGAGATTTCGGGTGCGATTGTTCTCCATCATGACACGGGTGTCACGTTGACACAGTCATCTACCATCTCAAAGAGGAAGTGATGCGGGCCACTGCGTCGCGCCACCTCGCCGGCCGTCTCCCCGGCGCTGCTACACAGCCAGTGTTTCAGGTGTCGCTGCGAGAGGAGGAGCTCCAACGTGGAAGCGGAGTCCGATTTAAAGGAACTGGCGTGAGAGGCGGCGAGGTGCAGTGGCGTGAGGCCACCATTCGTCTGGGCGTTCAGTTCGGCTCCATGTCGCAGAAGGAGACTGGCGACGGCAGCGCGGCTCCAGCGGCAGGCGCTGTGAAGGGGCGTCCAGCCATCGATGGTGCGAGGGTTAACCTTTGACCCGGCGGAAAGTAAAGCAGAAACCGCATCTACATGGCCGCCGTACGCAGCACGGTGCAGCGGCGTGTAGCCGTCTTCATCGCGGCAGTGCACCAGCGCGGGATCGGCAGGGAGCAGCCTGTGTAACGTCGAAAgctgaaaggaaaaagaaacgaGTTGAAGATCAGGAAACGACATTCTCATCATCTTACGACTGGAGGAGGAATAACACGACGGCTTTGATGATTTTAACCCAGCCTGACGACTGAAAGACCAGAAGATGCGAGCGTTGTGCACGACTCAAACTAGGATGCGATTATTCACGGACACTTTTAAAGTTTGTGTTATCATTTTAACTTCTGCAAGTCCCCTCTGCGGTTAAGCCTACATGTAACAGAGGAGCCTGCACAAAAATGATTTTATGTTCACTAAGGGAAGAATTCTCTA includes the following:
- the ankrd49 gene encoding ankyrin repeat domain-containing protein 49 — its product is MEFPDDFNQLELLNTHGDLIPRGGGSLWTGSEKEEEGVEEEEEEDHSEEWYLENEETLKGKPRELVLWAAENNRLSTLHRLLPADPALVHCRDEDGYTPLHRAAYGGHVDAVSALLSAGSKVNPRTIDGWTPLHSACRWSRAAVASLLLRHGAELNAQTNGGLTPLHLAASHASSFKSDSASTLELLLSQRHLKHWLCSSAGETAGEVARRSGPHHFLFEMVDDCVNVTPVS